The stretch of DNA CTCTTTGTCAGACCTGGACCTTCCCTCCCCCATAGGCTTCCAGTACGCCCTTGTCCCCTACTTACTGGATGACATCCCAATAATCCCTGAAACCTTGGTTTCCCACCCTGCTGTCTTTGGGATGGTGGCTCCCTCACTCCGGTTCTGTCCCCTACACAGAGTAAGCGTAAATTTGAGCGGGACTGTCGGGAGGCAGAGAAGGCAGCCCAGACTGCTGAACGGCTAGACCAGGATATCAACGCCACCAAGGCTGATGTGGAGAAGGTGTGTGTGGGGCGGGGTCTGGGACAAGCTTGGGGAGTCCGAGTGGGACGTGACCGGAACCTGGCAGTACCTTCCACCTCTGCATTCTTCAGGCCAAGCAGCAAGCCCACCTTCGGAGTCATATGGCCGAAGAAAGCAAAAACGAATATGCGGCTCAACTGCAGCGCTTCAACCGAGACCAAGCCCACTTCTATTTTTCACAGATGCCCCAGATATTCGATGTGAGTGCTCCCAGTTCTCAGACCTACCTTCCCGAAAGCCTCCAAATGTTAGCCAACTCCTACGCATTCATCAAAACCCCAGCTGCAATGTCCCAGTCCCTAGATTGAAAGGGAATCAGAAACCTATAGTAACAGTGAGCTGTGCTTTTAGTCAGCTGTTCTTCCTGCTGGGTATGccttttacttgtttgtttatttacttctATAGAGAGATggggcctggctctgtcacccggggCAGGAGTGccgtggtgtaatcacagctcactgcagcctggaacccctgtgctcaagcgacctttctttccttttgaaattCCTACTTATTCTTCTAAGCTCCACCTCTAACAACCCCTCTGAAAGGTCTCGAATTTCCCCTCTCCTGTTTCAATCTAGCGCTCCACTCTCCACTCCATCCGTGGCCCTGGGAGTATCAGGGCTGGTTCTGCTTTTTCTTCAAATCCCTGTTCCCTTGTCTCCTCCTTTGAGAAGCCTTTGCTGACCCCCTAGGCAGGCGTCCCCCTCTGAGATCCCCCAGGCCCTGTGTCTCTTCCCCAACCACAGTGGGCTGGAGTCTCTCTTCCCGACTCTGTCTTCCCCTCCAGACTGGCTTGGGGCGGGGGCCAGCGTGGAGCGCGATCATATTTGCAGAGTGAATCACTGTGCTTCTAGTCCCTCTGTTAGCACCCCTGAGCCACCCTTGTCCCTGTCCTTACAGAAGCTCCAAGACATGGATGAACGCAGGGCCACCCGCCTGGGTGCCGGGTATGGGCTCCTGTCGGAGGCCGAGCTGGAGGTGGTGCCCATCATAGCCAAGTGCTTGGAGGGCATGAAGGTGGCTGCAAATGCTGTGGATCCCAAGAACGTGGGTGCCTGGTCTGGGTCCACTGGGCTACGGGAAGGGCAGAGGGAGGTCCCCATAGGCTAGGCACTTGACTACCCATCCACTGTCCCCTCCCCCAGGACTCCCACGTCCTTATAGAGCTGCACAAGTCAGGTTTTGCCCGCCCGGGCGATGTGGAATTCGAGGACTTCAGCCAGCCCATGAACCGGGCACCCTCTGACAGCAGTCTGGGCACCCCCTCGGATGGACGGCCTGAACTCCGAGGCCCGGGCCGCAGCCGCACCAAGCGCTGGCCTTTTGGCAAGAAGAACAAGGTGGGGGCCGGGACCCTTGGGATGGTGGGGGAGAAGGACAGTGAAGTGGGGACAGTGGGGCCCCTATTGAGTCAGCCCCAGCCGCCTGAACGCCGAGTCCCGGGCAGGAATTTTCCTCTTGGCTGCCATCCCGGACTGGAGGGAAGGAAGGCGGGCGGGCCGATTGGCCTGGGAGTCCCCCGAGGCGAAGgcgggggcagggtggggaggtcCGTCCCTGGCGTTTGTCTGCTGCTTCTCGGGATGCTGGGAGAAAACCTGCTGGTGGAATTCAGGGCTGGCCTGAGGGCTGGTGACACCATCCCTGGGGACTCCCCGAGTTTCTCTCTCCATCCTGCTGATGGGACTCTGGGAGCCGTCCTGCCTGTCCTGCTTTCTTGGGTTTTTGGATTTTAATATACCTTAGCACCCTTGGTTTATACCTTTGATTCATACTTTGGGTCCCTCTTCACTTACACTCTCATACCTCTCCTTGACTTAACACCTGTGATCCCTGAGCTTAAACTTCTGATGCCCCTAACTCCTCTCATTTTCCTGCCTTCCACTCCCTCTCagcttgtggttttatttttgtttatttatttttgtcctctGTGGCCTCATACCTGTCTGAGACCTTCATTCCTGCATGCGTCTTCTAGACTGTCAGCCCAGAAAGCTAAGTGGACAGAGAGACATgggcctccctgcctcctggaCCCATGCTTGCTCCCGGACATAACATTCCAGAGACCTAGGAGATACCGGGGGAGTGAGAGTTCTGGCTTTCGGGCTTACAGTTCAACATCCTCCCCGCCACCTTCCAGATTTTTTTGTGTCGCTCCTGCATGCGTTTTCTCTGTGTGGTTGTGCATCTTGAGTTGTGGTTTTCTTaccgtttttttctttctccattttgtttttcctttttcctttttttgcgtCCATCCGTCCATCCGTGCGTCCATCCCTCCGTCCATTCGTCCTCACTCTCTACATCCTCCTATGCCCCCCCACCCCTTCAACCTATCCCCCTCCCCGGCCCCCGCCGGTAGCCTCGCCCCCCACCCCTCTCCCCCCTGGGGGGCCCCGTACCCTCGGCATTGCCTAACGGACCCCCGTCCCCCCGCTCCGGCCGTGACCCCTTGGCCATACTGAGCGAGATCAGTAAGTCGGTCAAACCGAGGCTAGCATCCTTCCGCAGCCTTCGAGGCAGCCGTGGGGTAAGTGAGGCCTCGGGGCAGGAGGAGGTGGTGGCCCTAGCCTGCCCAGTGGCGGGTGGCGGGACCCTGGGCTCGCTTCCTGCCGCTGGCTGGGCCCCTCTTCCCTGGTTGCCCAACCCAGACCTGCTTTGCTCTGTGCATGGCCTCGCTGCCAAGAACCATGGCTGGGGAAGGGAGTGAAATATCTCAGAAGGGTGCAGAGTCTGGCAGCCTAGACTCCTTGATCCCAAATTCAGCCCTCTACCCACCTTGCAGACAGTGGTGACCGAGGATTTTAGCCACTTGCCCCCAGAGCAGCAGCGAAAACGGCTTCAACAGCAGTTGGAAGAACGCAGTCGTGAACTTCAGAAGGAGGTTGACCAGAGGTAAGGTGGTGGGGTAGGGAAGGACAGGCAAGGAACATGATAAAATAGTAAATgaacttcatttatttgtttattattttattttatttattttattatattttattttgtgacagggtcttagtctgtcgcccaggctggcgtgcagtgctgtgatcttagctcactgcaatcgccacatcccaggttcaagcaattcttgtgcctcagcctgccaattagctaggaccacagacatgcaccagctaatttttatatttttagtagaggcggggtttccccatattagccaagctgtcttgaactcctggcctcagttgatctgcctgcctcagcctcccatagtgctgggattataggcacgagccactgcccTGGTCTGTAAATGAATGACATTTAAATGGTACTCAAAGATCTCCCCAATAATCCCAAGGCCCCGACGGTTTTACAGGTGATTCCTACCACACTTAGTtacttcttggccaggtgcagtggcccatgcctgcaatcccagcattttgggaggttgaggcaggaggatcatctgagcctaggagtttgagacctgcctgggcaacagagtgagaccccatttctagcaaaaataaaaaaattagctgggtgtggtggtttgtttctgtagtcccagccacttgggaggctgaggtgggaggatggcttaagcctgggaaattgagactacagtgagctgtgactgcaccacttgcacttcagcctgggtgtcagagtgagaccctgtctcaaaaagaaaaaaagaaacagttactTCTCGTCTTATACAAGTCATTCCAGTAAACAGAAAAAGTGTGAAAGCTGTCAACCTCTTTAGGCTGAAGAATCCTGATTCCAAAATCAGTGGCTAAGAATTCAATAAGATAAAATTAAGGGCTCATTTTACCTTATTTATGATCATAGAGGCAAAATCCTAGCCAAGCAAATccagtgtttaaaaaataatacatcactttgggaggccaaggagggcagatcacgtgaggtcaggagttcgagaccagcctgaccaacatggtgaaaccccgtctctactaaaaatacaaaaactagatgggcattgtggcacgcgcctgtaattccagctactcgggaggctgaggcgggagaatcacttgaacctgggaggcggaggttgcagtgagtcaagattgcaccactgcactccagcctgggtaacacagcgagtCTCtacctcaaataataataataataataataataataataataataataatacattagccgagcgcagtggcttatgcctataagcccagcactttgggaggctgggtagAAGGATCactcacttgagcctaggagttcaaggccagcctgggcaacgtagtaaaaccccatctcttaaaagaagaagaagaaaaaaacccaagtaaatttttttaaaaactaaaaaaaaaaaaaatccactattGGTTGGGTTTTATCCCAATAATGCAAAGATAGTTCAATATCAAAAAATGTATCCATCTAGTTCACCACATTAATTGGCTAAAAGAAAAGCAGCATATGGTTATCTATTTAATAGCTCAAACACTTAAAATATTGACAATAAAAAAATctggcagattaaaaaaaaaatctttactcaCTCTTTCCAAGCAACAAAATCCTCTTCCCAGTTCTGTTACATAATAGGAATGATGTTTGCCACTTGCAAACAGGCAGCCAAATTATATTTTGCCATTTGCATGTAACCTTTTGGACAGAATGGCTTTTATTGGTGTAAAGTTCCATTCAGAACTCTCTAGTTCCTGAGTTTCTATGGTGGAAGGATTAAGGGTGCATGTTCTAGAGTCACGACAAACTGGActtgatttccagcttcatctcagGACTTGGGCAGCTTGTTTCACCTTTTaattcctcagtttcttcatctgtaaagtggatcAGGTATTAGAACTGGAATGAagttggcagggtgcagtggtttacgcctataatccaagcactttgggaggccgaggcaggcagatggcttgaggccaggagtttgagaccagcttggccaacatatggaaatcctgtctctactaaaaatataaaaattagccaggcgtggtggcgtgtgcctgtagtcccagctactccagaggctgaggcacgagaatcacttgatcccgggaggcacaggttgctgtgagccgagattgcgccactgcattccagcctgggcgacagagtgagactgtgtctcaaaaaaagataaaaaataactgGAAGGAAGTTGAGCTCAGATCTGGTCTTTTCCAAAGGTCCATTATAGTCGTGACTACCTGTATATATAGACATGGAGGAGACAGGGATGAGAAACTGATGATAATGATAACAGTATTTATTAGTCACTTACTGCATTCTAGGCACTATTCGAAACAGTGTACATGGATTTATTCGAATTTTCAAGTTTCCTGAGAGATTGTATGCAGACTTAAGATCTGTCTTGTTTAGtgttatatttatctttatttattttttcccctgctcccccttcttttttttattttttaaaaattattttgattttttactaGAGAAAAAGTCTcacaccattgcccaggctggtcttgaactcctggcctcaagtgatccttccacctcagcctcccaaaataatgctgggattatagatgtgagccaccacggccagcccaGTGTTATATTTCTGATGCTTGGAATAGGACCTGTATGcagtaggtactcaatatgtGTATGAGTAATAGTGAGGACTTACTAGGTATCAGGCATTGTATTAATCCTCACAGTGACCCACATGAGATATTAGGATCATTATCTCCATTTCCAAAATAAGCAAACAGCAGTGGGGGTTCAATGATTTAAGCCAAGCTCACACAGCTAGGAAATATTCAAACTGAGATTCGAACCCAGGCAGTCGGGCACTAGTATTTGCATCCTTAACCATTGTCCTGCCTTGCTATTTGCTCCTTGATGCAAAACccctgttttttgcttgttaaatcACATGGAGcccggtgctgtggctcatgcctgtaatcccagcactttgggaggctgagcctggaggatcccttgaactcagcctgggcaacatagccagaccccatctctactaaaaatttttgaaaaatcaggCGAGTGTGGTGATGCAGgtctatagtcccagttactcaggaggctgaggcaggagtatcacttgagcccaggaggttaaggttgcagtgagccatgattgcaccactgcacaccagcctggggaaagagtcagagcgagaccctgactcaaacaaaacaaaacaacagcaacaaaaaaactcACACGGAACTATGTTTTCCTGTCTATCCTATCTCCCTTGTCATAGGGAAGCCCTAAAGAAAATGAAGGATGTCTATGAGAAGACACCTCAGATGGGGGACCCCGCCAGCTTGGAGCCCCAGATCGCTGAAACCCTGAGCAACATTGAACGGCTGAAATTGGAAGTGCAGAAGTATGAGGTCAGGAAAGACCCTGGGGAGGGGCGGGAGCCAGCGGGCCTGGCTGAGTCactgctgggtggggtgggggtcggGGACAGGGGAGGTGTTCGGAGCGGGGGGTCTCCAGCTGTTTTCCATCACAGCCTTGGCTGTGCGTGGGTGATCTCAGGGAACCTCTGGGTCCAAAGTGGGCTGACCCCGGAGCTCTGCCCTGGAACGATTTTCCTGTCCCCTCCTCCCAGGCGTGGCTGGCAGAAGCTGAAAGTCGAGTCCTTAGCAACCGGGGAGACAGCCTGAGCCGGCACGCCCGGCCTCCCGACCCCCCCGCTAGCGCCCCGCcagacagcagcagcaacagcgcATCACAGGACACCAAGGAGAGGTGAGGGGTGACGTCAGAGTGGGTCTGTTCCCAGGGTCCCAGGAGGGCCTGTCTTTATCTGCCGAATTATCCCCAAACAGCTCTGAAGAGCCTCCCTCAGAAGAGAGCCAGGACACCCCCATTTACACGGAGTTTGATGAGGATTTCGAGGAGGAACCCACATCCCCCATAGGTCACTGTGTGGCCATCTACCACTTTGAAGGTGAGAACGGCCAGAGTGGGCTTGGCGGGGTATGGGAGGCAGTGTCTCTGGCTAGGCTCAGTTTAAATTCGCCTAAAGCAGGGCTGGGcgggtggctcaggcttgtaatcccagcactttgggaggctgaggcaggcagatcacttgaggtcaagaattccataccagcctggcgaacacggtgaaaccccatctctactgaaaatacaaaaattagccaggtgtggtggcacatgcctgtgatcccagctactcgggaggctgaggcaggagaatcccttgaacctgggaggtggaggttgcagggagccaagatccgcgctgctgcactccagcctgggcgagagcgaggctctgtctcaaaaataaaaaataaaaataataaatttgcctAAAGCAGATCTgggcccacccccacccccatcacagGGTCCAGCGAGGGCACTATCTCTATGGCCGAGGGTGAAGACCTCAGTCTTATGGAAGAAGACAAAGGGGACGGCTGGACCCGGGTCAGGCGGAAAGAGGGAGGCGAGGGCTACGTGCCCACCTCCTACCTCCGAGTCACGCTCAATTGAACCCTGCCAGAGACGGGAAGAGGGGGGCTGTCGGCTGCTGCTTCTGGGCCACGGGGGGCCCCAGGACCTATGCACTTTATTTCTGACCCCGTGGCTTCGGCTGAGACCTGTGTTAACCTGctgccccctccacccccaacccaaTCCTACCTGTCACACCGGACGGACCCGCTGTGCCTTCTACCATCGTTCCACCATTGATGTACATACTCATGTTTTACATCTTTTCGTTCTGCCGCTCGGCTCCAGCCATTTTGTTttatacaaaaatggaaaaaaaaaaagaaattatataaagtTCCTAGAGTCGGTGTCTTATTAGAGGATTTAAATACTGGGACTGGAAGTATCTAACACCACGTTTCTTACAGGCCACACAGGGAATGAGGAAGGGGAGGTGATCTTGGGCACACCTTGGGTCAACCCTGCCCCTTTCTGGAAGTTGGCCTATGTCATTGTCAGTGGGTGTCTGCTTGTGACTCAGGTAGGGAGAAGGAtaccaagtttcttttttttttctttttgagacagtctcacgcagttgcccaggctggagtgcagtggcgtacgtgatctcagctcactgcagactccatctcccgagttcaagcaattctgcctcagcctcccaagtagctgggattacaggcacacaccatcatgcccagctaatttttgtattttttgtagagacagggttttgccatgttggccaggctggtcttgaactcctgacctcaagtgatccatgtgcctcggcctcctaaagtgctgggattatggcgtgagccactgcacctggccaggacacCAAGTTTCATCCCTTCTGAATGCACTGCAGCTTCTGAGAATGGGTAGCACTTATTGAAgacctcctgtgtgccaggcattctcCACCTGCGGTCTCATTCCCGGCCACAATTCTTAGAAAGTACACAGCCtcaacttttacattttttaaaagttttttatttttcagtttttgtagagatgaggtctcaccatgttgccctggctggtcttgaactcctggcctcaagccttccttccgcctcggcctcccaaagtgctgagattacaggcctgagctgctGTACGGCTATGATTTTGTTAAAGGCAGACACAGAGGTGAAGTCATCTGCTAGAAATCACGGCTTTTAAGAGGTGGAGTCACATTTGAACTCTGGCCTCTGATGCCAGATCTGCAGGTCACATGTTCACCATGACCCAGGTGACCCTGACTGCGGTCCCCACCTCTTCTGTGAGGCACAGGGCAGGATTCCACCTGAGGCGTGAGGAGCCTGGGACGACTCCTTTGGTCTCTTCTGGGGTTCGCAAAAACCTGGGGGTCCCGGGTGTGAAGAAGGGTGTCTGCGCTCTCAGCGGTCAGGCTCCAGGCGCTGCGACAGGACGCCGAGGACGCGCTGGAACTTCTCAAAGCGTTCAGCGCGCGGAGCTCCCGCGCCCCGGCTACCCCAGAGCAGCCTCCGCACGAAGCCGGTGGTCAGGGCCTCCCTCAGCTCCGGGTTAGGCCGGAATCCTGGAAGCAAGGTCAGGtgggctgggggcggggcccAGGCGCCCGCCTCGCCCCTCCCAACCTCCCGGCACCTTCCTTTCCCCAGAGGACTTTGACCCAACAGGGGCCCGGGAGGGACCTGCCCCACCTGCGGGATGACTAGGCGGGGTCagaggggagggggcttccagctCTCTGCAGGAATGGGGGTGGGGTGCCTGAGGGGCTCTACCGCAGTGCAATGGGGTGGCCTGTTCCAGGTGCCAGATCCTGGAGGTCCCGCCTTAGGGGCTGTGCCTGGACGTGGGTCTGCCCCGAGGACGGGATCCCAGGTTGTCGGGGAAGGTGGGGGGATCTTGCCGGGTGGGCTGCCCTAGGATAGGAGGGAGGAGTCGTTTTGGAGGGAGCAGGGCGTTCTTGGGGATCGAGATCCCTGGGGGACGGGATCGTCTTAGGTGGGAAGGGGGAGTGGGGACCCACGGAGGTGGCTCTGGGGGCAGGACAGCCCGTTTTGAGGTGGACGGCCCTGTTCCTATCAATACCGCTGGATGCAGCGTTTGCTTGGGGTGAGAACCTTCCTGGAGTGGAGCCGTCCCAGTTTGGGTGGGGCTCCGGGAGGCGTGGCGAGAGGCTCGCCTCCTGGGACAGGCTGGGTTTGGGGGATCCGGTTAGAACCTGCAGGGTGCTCTGAAGTCTGCAGTCCAGCGCAGAGGGAACGCTCACCTCGCAGGCGCTGGGCTGCCACCTTGCGGAATTTGGGTGCGTCCCGGACCATGTGACGCGCCCCGTGCAGGGTGCGCAACAGCCGCTCACAGCTCTCGTCCAGCGGCCCCGCGACTTCCTCGCCCTCCAGTAGGCGAACCATGGGTGCCACGTGCGGCAGCGCCACCTCGCCGGGGTCGCAGGGTCCTGCGGAGGGGGAGGGTCTGATCAGGGTTTGGGGCTGTAGATGGGGCATAGGGCGGAGGTGGAACCTAGGACAAATGCAGGGGCGGGGCTTAGGACTGAGCGACAGCGGGGTCTGTGGAGAGGGGCCAGGACCACACGCCCCTTATGGAGGGCGGGGCCTATGGCGAAGGGGCGTGGCCTAGGGAAAGGGGCTGGGACCAAGGCTGGTGGGGGCGTGGCCTAGGAACAAGTCTCGTGTGGAGGGCGGGGCCTAGGGAAAGGGCCAGGACCAACCCTCATGTGGAGGGCGGGGCCTATGGTGAAGGGACCGGGCCTAGAACAGATGCAGGGACTGGGCATAGGACTAGATTGAGTCATGTTAAATTTGGTCTGGGCCCCCAGGGGATGCTAAGCCCCAGACCTTCACTTACCAGCGCCCTCATCCAGAGCCCGCATCAGCGGCTTCAGCTCCTGCTCAAAGGCCAGCGCAGCCTCCGTGTGGCTCCTTCGGAGCTGGCGCCACGTGTGCTCCAACCGGGACACCTGGGAGAAGAGACCTGCGCATGCCTCCTCTCCAGTCTTCCCAGTCACCCGCACTCCAGCTTCCTCCAGTCCCTGCTCCCCACGAACCTGGGGCATGAGCAGGGCGCC from Gorilla gorilla gorilla isolate KB3781 chromosome 20, NHGRI_mGorGor1-v2.1_pri, whole genome shotgun sequence encodes:
- the TRIP10 gene encoding cdc42-interacting protein 4 isoform X3; the protein is MDWGTELWDQFEVLERHTQWGLDLLDRYVKFVKERTEVEQAYAKQLRSLVKKYLPKRPAKDDPESKFSQQQSFVQILQEVNDFAGQRELVAENLSVRVCLELTKYSQEMKQERKMHFQEGRRAQQQLENGFKQLENSKRKFERDCREAEKAAQTAERLDQDINATKADVEKAKQQAHLRSHMAEESKNEYAAQLQRFNRDQAHFYFSQMPQIFDKLQDMDERRATRLGAGYGLLSEAELEVVPIIAKCLEGMKVAANAVDPKNDSHVLIELHKSGFARPGDVEFEDFSQPMNRAPSDSSLGTPSDGRPELRGPGRSRTKRWPFGKKNKTVVTEDFSHLPPEQQRKRLQQQLEERSRELQKEVDQREALKKMKDVYEKTPQMGDPASLEPQIAETLSNIERLKLEVQKYEAWLAEAESRVLSNRGDSLSRHARPPDPPASAPPDSSSNSASQDTKESSEEPPSEESQDTPIYTEFDEDFEEEPTSPIGHCVAIYHFEGSSEGTISMAEGEDLSLMEEDKGDGWTRVRRKEGGEGYVPTSYLRVTLN
- the TRIP10 gene encoding cdc42-interacting protein 4 isoform X1; its protein translation is MDWGTELWDQFEVLERHTQWGLDLLDRYVKFVKERTEVEQAYAKQLRSLVKKYLPKRPAKDDPESKFSQQQSFVQILQEVNDFAGQRELVAENLSVRVCLELTKYSQEMKQERKMHFQEGRRAQQQLENGFKQLENSKRKFERDCREAEKAAQTAERLDQDINATKADVEKAKQQAHLRSHMAEESKNEYAAQLQRFNRDQAHFYFSQMPQIFDKLQDMDERRATRLGAGYGLLSEAELEVVPIIAKCLEGMKVAANAVDPKNDSHVLIELHKSGFARPGDVEFEDFSQPMNRAPSDSSLGTPSDGRPELRGPGRSRTKRWPFGKKNKPRPPPLSPLGGPVPSALPNGPPSPRSGRDPLAILSEISKSVKPRLASFRSLRGSRGTVVTEDFSHLPPEQQRKRLQQQLEERSRELQKEVDQREALKKMKDVYEKTPQMGDPASLEPQIAETLSNIERLKLEVQKYEAWLAEAESRVLSNRGDSLSRHARPPDPPASAPPDSSSNSASQDTKESSEEPPSEESQDTPIYTEFDEDFEEEPTSPIGHCVAIYHFEGSSEGTISMAEGEDLSLMEEDKGDGWTRVRRKEGGEGYVPTSYLRVTLN
- the TRIP10 gene encoding cdc42-interacting protein 4 isoform X5 gives rise to the protein MDWGTELWDQFEVLERHTQWGLDLLDRYVKFVKERTEVEQAYAKQLRSLVKKYLPKRPAKDDPESKFSQQQSFVQILQEVNDFAGQRELVAENLSVRVCLELTKYSQEMKQERKMHFQEGRRAQQQLENGFKQLENSKRKFERDCREAEKAAQTAERLDQDINATKADVEKAKQQAHLRSHMAEESKNEYAAQLQRFNRDQAHFYFSQMPQIFDKLQDMDERRATRLGAGYGLLSEAELEVVPIIAKCLEGMKVAANAVDPKNDSHVLIELHKSGFARPGDVEFEDFSQPMNRAPSDSSLGTPSDGRPELRGPGRSRTKRWPFGKKNKTVVTEDFSHLPPEQQRKRLQQQLEERSRELQKEVDQREALKKMKDVYEKTPQMGDPASLEPQIAETLSNIERLKLEVQKYEAWLAEAESRVLSNRGDSLSRHARPPDPPASAPPDSSSNSASQDTKESSEEPPSEESQDTPIYTEFDEDFEEEPTSPIGHCVAIYHFEDLGPPPPPSQGPARALSLWPRVKTSVLWKKTKGTAGPGSGGKREARATCPPPTSESRSIEPCQRREEGGCRLLLLGHGGPQDLCTLFLTPWLRLRPVLTCCPLHPQPNPTCHTGRTRCAFYHRSTIDVHTHVLHLFVLPLGSSHFVLYKNGKKKRNYIKFLESVSY
- the TRIP10 gene encoding cdc42-interacting protein 4 isoform X4, whose amino-acid sequence is MCSGDQFEVLERHTQWGLDLLDRYVKFVKERTEVEQAYAKQLRSLVKKYLPKRPAKDDPESKFSQQQSFVQILQEVNDFAGQRELVAENLSVRVCLELTKYSQEMKQERKMHFQEGRRAQQQLENGFKQLENSKRKFERDCREAEKAAQTAERLDQDINATKADVEKAKQQAHLRSHMAEESKNEYAAQLQRFNRDQAHFYFSQMPQIFDKLQDMDERRATRLGAGYGLLSEAELEVVPIIAKCLEGMKVAANAVDPKNDSHVLIELHKSGFARPGDVEFEDFSQPMNRAPSDSSLGTPSDGRPELRGPGRSRTKRWPFGKKNKTVVTEDFSHLPPEQQRKRLQQQLEERSRELQKEVDQREALKKMKDVYEKTPQMGDPASLEPQIAETLSNIERLKLEVQKYEAWLAEAESRVLSNRGDSLSRHARPPDPPASAPPDSSSNSASQDTKESSEEPPSEESQDTPIYTEFDEDFEEEPTSPIGHCVAIYHFEGSSEGTISMAEGEDLSLMEEDKGDGWTRVRRKEGGEGYVPTSYLRVTLN
- the TRIP10 gene encoding cdc42-interacting protein 4 isoform X2, which encodes MCSGDQFEVLERHTQWGLDLLDRYVKFVKERTEVEQAYAKQLRSLVKKYLPKRPAKDDPESKFSQQQSFVQILQEVNDFAGQRELVAENLSVRVCLELTKYSQEMKQERKMHFQEGRRAQQQLENGFKQLENSKRKFERDCREAEKAAQTAERLDQDINATKADVEKAKQQAHLRSHMAEESKNEYAAQLQRFNRDQAHFYFSQMPQIFDKLQDMDERRATRLGAGYGLLSEAELEVVPIIAKCLEGMKVAANAVDPKNDSHVLIELHKSGFARPGDVEFEDFSQPMNRAPSDSSLGTPSDGRPELRGPGRSRTKRWPFGKKNKPRPPPLSPLGGPVPSALPNGPPSPRSGRDPLAILSEISKSVKPRLASFRSLRGSRGTVVTEDFSHLPPEQQRKRLQQQLEERSRELQKEVDQREALKKMKDVYEKTPQMGDPASLEPQIAETLSNIERLKLEVQKYEAWLAEAESRVLSNRGDSLSRHARPPDPPASAPPDSSSNSASQDTKESSEEPPSEESQDTPIYTEFDEDFEEEPTSPIGHCVAIYHFEGSSEGTISMAEGEDLSLMEEDKGDGWTRVRRKEGGEGYVPTSYLRVTLN